Below is a window of Zygotorulaspora mrakii chromosome 3, complete sequence DNA.
TCTAAttaatttggaaaatgcgtctttttcttttttgatggcAGTCAAATGACCCTGTTCCTCGATACTGTCCCCATAATACATGAAAAAGACTTTTGGTGGCATATCTCTATGGATTGCGCGGTGAATTTCGACCCTTCTGATGAAGGAAAGATCCGGTTCATATATTATAATAAAGGAAGGCATAATTTCCTGCAGCAATGCCTCATCATTTATATTATCGAACCTTTCAACAATTATCTGGTCACCGCAGTTGACATATTGATATTCTTCCAACCGAGAGTTCCAGACCTCTTTTGTCACCTCACTGTCGGCATACGGATGGAGACTATCAAGCTGTATATTTTCGCTGTCACTATAACTGGCAGATTCCGGGGTCTCTTCTTCGAAAGTCATAAATATACTCTCCTCCCCCGGAAGTTGTACGGACCCCAATTCCTCCTCAATATTGTACTGATCAATTACAGTCTCAATATCATCTCCAGATCCAGCACTCTTTAATCTCTCAACAGCTGCGACAGCGGCTGCCCCTCTAGTTCGTCTTCTTTTAGTTAAAATTTGTTCCTTCGCGAATGCTGTACTCACATTTAGCTCAGCGTCCCTTTCTGGTTCTTTGTCATGAACTTCTTTAGctatcttcttcctctctTCTCTACCAGCACGATATAgttgcaatttttgaagcataTTATTTCTAAACCCGTTTTTGTTACTGGACATGCTGATGATCCTTGCTAGCTGTAGACACTCCGCTGAACTAGAGCACATGATGAGAGTTGGCCCAAAGATTTCTTTAACAGACCTTTGATAGGATATGTCATCTAAAATATGTATTAACTGTTCCCATTTTGGCAGTGTTTCTAAATTGTACTCACCATTTGTGTAGATCCTTTTCTTGGCATACGAGATAACGAGCTGGGATTCTTCCGCCATCAGCCAAGGCGATTCAGTGTATTTACGGGATACGGAAGGCCTATTAGCATCTAAGCTTTGCTGGACTTCCTCATAGAAATCGACCGAGTCACCGCAAATTAACAGCTTCATTAAATTCCTCAAAAAGCGAATATCTTTCACCAATTGCTTTGATTCCCATGATATTCTATGCCAATTGGGAATCATGACGAAATCAATcgatttcaagaaatttatATCCAATGCATTGTCCATATTCCAATAATCAAGAGCTAACTCTGGtgttttccttttcagctCAGAAACGCACTTTTTCAGGCATTCGATGAGTCCAAATTGGATCTGAGACATAGAATTGGTCAATGAAACCTTCACTTCAATTACCTTATTATTATCTGGCCCAATAGCATTATTCAGACAGTGGGAAATATCAACGCGGAATCTTGGCCATAATAgtacatttttcaacatcagatctttcatttttctttgcagcGGAGAAAATTCCATGACAAATGATTCTGGAGCTTCAGAAAAAGCTTTGATGAAGCcccatttattttttgatcgATATATTTCCAAAATAAATGTCTCATTTGAATACATTTTTAGTGTATCCACATTGAGAATCACCATACCCGTTATCTTACTTGGATGCACAATACCTGAGAGTAAATCAACAATAAGAATTCTTGAAGTAATACTAAATATCCCGCCAGAAGAATATagtttttttcgtttttccaGAGTTTGATTATCAGCAGATATCACATGAAAAGGTCTAGTATCCGTTTCACTAAATTCGTCCTCATTTATGTCGACTTTTTTGTCGCATCCCTCCAGCCAGGAGAGCTCTTGTAGCTCTTCACTTATTCTAATGTTATCAGTTGGTCTAGAATTGAGAACTAGAACCAGTGACCTCTTCAGGTCACCATCAATTACAGTGGGAGTTGCTAAAATATGGAGTAAGTTGGCCACTATGCTCGCCATTCCTAGCCCCCTGCCCATTATCACTAGGGGATCATCAGTAGACAATGTGTTCTCGACAAGTTGTTGCTGATATGATAAAGGTAAATTTAACTGGATATCGACCTGTCGAAGCTCATCCATGCTTGGCCTCAGGCCTATTTGCTCACCGATATCGGGAATCAAAGGATAAAGCGGTACCTCATCATCACCCTCATCAATAGGGTGATTTCTAATTTCTTCAGCTGATAAAAGGTCATTAGGCAATATCTGACTCTCGTAGTTTATATGCTTTTCCGCATTCTCattgaaatcttcaatttgcCTAGATAATTCTAGCTGGAGTGACTCGTCGTCAGATTCATCCTGAACAAAAAGTGTGGACATATCAATGTAGTAGCATTCCCTTAATTACGAAACAAAGATTTGTCGACTCGATATTAATTCTCTCTGATATATATTTCTATCTTTTAGGAAAATTCGGACCCTGTGTTAAATATCAAATTGCGTAAGGCGATGATTGAAAAGAAGTGAAGTaaaaatcttcatcactttctTATCAAGGGAACACAAGAAAGAATAGTTACGCCACTTCTAGTGATATCGCAATGCATATCAATGAATTATATAATGGTAGAAAAAATCCCTCTTTGtcattggaattttttcctcctAAGACTGAGATGGGTAAACGTAACCTGTTGGAGCGTATGGAGCGTATGTCTGCGTTGGATCCTCTTTTTATCACTGTAACATGGGGAGCTGGGGGTACAACTGCTGATAAGTCTTTAGAGTTGGCATCCTTGGCACAAAAGGTGTCAAATTTACCAGTTTGCATGCACTTGACATGCACGAACATGGACAAGAGTGTCATAGATGATGCCTTAGAAAAGTGCCAGAACGCCGGTataaagaatattttggcCTTAAGAGGTGATCCGCCCATAGGAGAAGACTGGACGAGCTCACAGACCAAAAATTCAGAGTTTAAATATGCAGTTGATTTGGTAAGATACATCAAGAATAAATACGGTTCCGAGTTTTGTGTAGGCGTAGCTGCATATCCAGAGGGCCACTGTGAGGGAGAAGCTGAGGGGCAGGAACAGAACCCATCAAAAGATCTaccatttttgaaggagaaAGTCGATGCTGGTGCTGACTTTGTCATAACTCAATTGTTTTATGACGTTGATAAATTTCTtgactttgaaaaactaTTCACTGAAAAGATCTCTAACCAGATACCACTAATCCCAGGACTTATGCCGATTAACTCTTATCTTCTATTTCATAGAGCTGCAAAACTCTCGCATGCATCCATTCCAgaagatattttgaaaagattccCACAAGATATTCAACTAGATGACAACAAAGTAAAGTCCAttggaattgaaattttggtcGAGATGGTGGATAAagtcttcaaagaaacaaatgGTAGAATCAAATGCTTTCACTTTTATACATTGAACCTAGAAAAGGCAATAGCACAAATTGTAACGCGATCAAAAACTTTAAATTACATCCTGGAAGACGATAGTCGTGACGATCAAGACAT
It encodes the following:
- the RAD1 gene encoding ssDNA endodeoxyribonuclease RAD1 (similar to Saccharomyces cerevisiae RAD1 (YPL022W); ancestral locus Anc_8.473), giving the protein MSTLFVQDESDDESLQLELSRQIEDFNENAEKHINYESQILPNDLLSAEEIRNHPIDEGDDEVPLYPLIPDIGEQIGLRPSMDELRQVDIQLNLPLSYQQQLVENTLSTDDPLVIMGRGLGMASIVANLLHILATPTVIDGDLKRSLVLVLNSRPTDNIRISEELQELSWLEGCDKKVDINEDEFSETDTRPFHVISADNQTLEKRKKLYSSGGIFSITSRILIVDLLSGIVHPSKITGMVILNVDTLKMYSNETFILEIYRSKNKWGFIKAFSEAPESFVMEFSPLQRKMKDLMLKNVLLWPRFRVDISHCLNNAIGPDNNKVIEVKVSLTNSMSQIQFGLIECLKKCVSELKRKTPELALDYWNMDNALDINFLKSIDFVMIPNWHRISWESKQLVKDIRFLRNLMKLLICGDSVDFYEEVQQSLDANRPSVSRKYTESPWLMAEESQLVISYAKKRIYTNGEYNLETLPKWEQLIHILDDISYQRSVKEIFGPTLIMCSSSAECLQLARIISMSSNKNGFRNNMLQKLQLYRAGREERKKIAKEVHDKEPERDAELNVSTAFAKEQILTKRRRTRGAAAVAAVERLKSAGSGDDIETVIDQYNIEEELGSVQLPGEESIFMTFEEETPESASYSDSENIQLDSLHPYADSEVTKEVWNSRLEEYQYVNCGDQIIVERFDNINDEALLQEIMPSFIIIYEPDLSFIRRVEIHRAIHRDMPPKVFFMYYGDSIEEQGHLTAIKKEKDAFSKLIRENAMLAHHFEADDDLSHYKNLAERKLKMNRLRKRSTRVAGGQAALGDLTQDVVIVDTREFNASLPGLLYRYGVRVVPCMLTVGDYIISPDICIERKSISDLIGSLQNNRLISQCKKMSSHYRYPTLLIEFEEGQSFSLEPFSERRSYRSKESSAVHPISSKLSQDEIQMELSKIVMRFPNLRMIWSSSPLQTVNIILELKLGREQPDPNQSVTLGLKKSKTDGKNKDKKANNQEKFAKLLQVPGISKVDYFNLRKEFKRYSKLESLGKDELLDLLGDENLSEKVFAYVQQEKRDSEQDYQDF